From the Quercus lobata isolate SW786 chromosome 6, ValleyOak3.0 Primary Assembly, whole genome shotgun sequence genome, one window contains:
- the LOC115995074 gene encoding sulfite exporter TauE/SafE family protein 3-like, protein MAQTQLNHRALAVSTTAAAWFLFWCLVMLSNLCFAERQLKDKQPEIFVEKVEIQSFLPRIVHFFWQAGKSSYEHVWPEMEFSWKIVVGTIVGFFGAALGSVGGVGGGGIFVPMLTLIIGFDPKSSTAISKCMIMGAAGSTVYYNLRLRHPTLDMPLIDYDLALLFQPMLMLGISIGVAFNVMFADWMVTVLLIILFIGTSTKALFKGIDTWKKETMMKKEASKLLESESKPDDGSREEYKALPSGPAAPEEEEVPLIRNIYWKEVSLLVYVWVAFLIIQIVKTYTVTCSTEYWVLNCLQVPIAASVTLFEVICLYKGTRVIASKGKEITNWKLHQILLYCSCGIIAGMVGGLLGLGGGFILGPLFLELGIPPQVASATSTFAMVFSSSMSVVQYYLLNRFPVPYASYFVLVATIAAFTGQHVVRKIIALLGRASIIIFILALTIFVSAISLGGVGIANMVEKMANQEYMGFENLCHES, encoded by the exons ATGGCTCAGACTCAACTGAACCACAGAGCTTTAGCAGTATCAACTACAGCAGCAgcatggtttttgttttggtgcCTAGTCATGTTGAGCAATCTTTGTTTTGCAGAAAGACAGCTGAAAGATAAACAGCCAgaaatttttgttgagaaagTAGAAATACAAAGCTTTCTACCTAGAATTGTTCATTTCTTCTGGCAGGCTGGCAAGTCTTCTTATGAGCATGTTTGGCCG GAAATGGAATTCAGCTGGAAAATTGTAGTGGGAACAATAGTTGGATTCTTTGGTGCAGCATTGGGTAGCGTTGGAGGGGTTGGAGGTGGTGGAATTTTTGTCCCAATGCTCACCTTGATCATTGGTTTTGACCCCAAGTCTTCTACTGCCATCTCTAAAT GTATGATCATGGGTGCAGCGGGATCAACTGTATACTACAATCTGAGGCTTAGACACCCAACATTGGACATGCCCCTAATAGATTATGACCTGGCATTGCTCTTTCAGCCCATGCTCATGCTAGGAATTAGCATCGGAGTTGCCTTTAATGTCATGTTTGCTGATTGGATGGTCACAGTTCTGCTTATCATCCTCTTCATCG GTACATCAACAAAAGCTTTATTCAAAGGTATCGATACATGGAAGAAAGAGACAATGATGAAGAAG GAAGCATCCAAGCTGCTGGAATCAGAATCCAAACCCGATG ATGGTTCCAGAGAAGAGTACAAAGCCCTACCAAGTGGTCCTGCTGCTCCAGAAGAAGAGGAG GTTCCCCTAATACGCAACATATACTGGAAAGAAGTATCACTGCTTGTGTATGTCTGGGTGGCTTTCCTTATTATTCAGATTGTTAAG ACATATACTGTGACCTGCTCCACCGAGTACTGGGTTCTGAACTGTTTGCAG GTACCAATCGCTGCCTCAGTCACACTTTTTGAAGTCATATGCTTATACAAAGGGACCAGGGTAATTGCGTCTAAGGGCAAGGAAATCACAAACTGGAAGTTGCATCAGATTCTTCTTTACTGTAGCTGTGGTATAATAGCTGGTATGGTTGGTGGATTGCTCGGGCTAGGAGGTGGCTTTATCTTGGGACCCCTTTTTCTCGAATTGGGAATTCCTCCTCAG GTTGCAAGTGCTACATCAACCTTTGCAATGGTATTCTCATCGTCCATGTCTGTTGTACAATATTACCTTCTCAACCGTTTCCCAGTTCCGTATG ctagttattttgttttagttgcAACAATAGCTGCCTTTACTGGTCAGCATGTAGTGAGAAAGATAATCGCACTCCTTGGCAGGGCATCAATAATCATCTTCATACTAGCTCTGACCATCTTTGTGAGCGCAATCAGCTTAG GTGGGGTGGGCATAGCGAATATGGTTGAGAAGATGGCAAATCAAGAGTATATGGGTTTTGAAAATCTCTGTCACGAGTCTTAA